In the Theobroma cacao cultivar B97-61/B2 chromosome 1, Criollo_cocoa_genome_V2, whole genome shotgun sequence genome, one interval contains:
- the LOC18614453 gene encoding actin-related protein 2/3 complex subunit 5A: MAGVEKFVEADNAEAIITRIEHKSRKIESLLKQNKPVEALKTALEGSPPMTRDERCKSANWIVVHRALMAIKDVDGMFSSLDPEYYDILMKYLYRGLSTGDRPTCDQCLRIHEKLTERAGLGCILRSLADTVNTV, encoded by the exons ATGGCAGGAGTAGAGAAATTTGTGGAAGCTGATAATGCAGAGGCTATAATAACAAGAATCGAGCACAAATCTAGGAAGATCGAGAGCTTACTTAAACA GAATAAACCCGTTGAAGCTCTTAAAACAGCGCTGGAGGGCTCTCCTCCTATGACTCGAGACGAGCGATGCAAG TCGGCGAATTGGATAGTGGTGCATAGAGCTCTAATGGCTATAAAAGATGTCGACGGAATGTTCTCTTCTTTGGATCCTGAGTACTATGATATTCTTATGAA GTACTTGTATAGAGGATTGTCAACTGGAGATCGCCCCACGTGTGATCAGTGTCTTAGGATTCACGAGAAGCTTACAGAGAGAGCTGGTTTGGGATGCATACTTCGTTCACTTGCTGACACTGTTAATACAGTTTGA
- the LOC18614454 gene encoding uncharacterized protein LOC18614454 produces the protein MANSYPPFTTRPVTRDNSRCRNNTNTYTRFAGKLLFFTFFLIAIPLFPSQAPDFVNRTILNKFWELLHLMFIGIAVSYGLFGRRNVDNGNLDDSQSNVSGMFHLSPIFEDGFDHSMYYSGQGKAGFFNAKNDSFENPYEENVVQAWSSKYIQGEPIVVLAQPNCGIEKYGESGSNIDYKPLGLPVRSLKSRVGSRGSPEFGNGSSESSGSSVKDLSDSSDKWRSERFDDLGSENLEGKFSESHVLGSPIPWRARSGRTKERVRGGATRPSHFRPLSVDETQFDSLKSRSLRSTVSFSSQVGSQSHSPSNLSPSHSNSSESPKSNMSELVKERSPRRSFPPTSSSIPKPMSSKASVTASHSRQYSDGSLLAIHARKCFEDELKEFCDSRKNDSSSSKEWISGSFEFEANPAAPSKASSRGKSVRTFRTFRANGNAVGAREAGEKNENHLKGKLAVASDEVEEAYTDKSEPKIEGLNNLSLGFNRQNLGGDCYMPKPTSLENQNKEKQEYSEHPAVEFGEDSESENEDFQVSSDEETMSGTFCVEGSDTSEVDRKAGEFIAKFKEQIRLQRTTSIDTPRGLNITGNIFR, from the coding sequence ATGGCAAATTCATACCCTCCCTTTACAACCAGACCCGTCACAAGAGACAACAGCAGATGCAGAAACAATACTAATACCTACACGCGCTTTGCTGGTAAGTTGttgttttttactttctttctcATTGCAATCCCATTGTTCCCTTCCCAAGCTCCAGATTTCGTCAACCGAACGATACTCAACAAGTTTTGGGAACTACTCCATCTTATGTTCATCGGCATAGCTGTTTCGTATGGTTTGTTTGGTCGTAGAAATGTTGATAATGGTAATCTTGATGATTCTCAGTCTAATGTTTCTGGAATGTTCCATCTTTCACCTATTtttgaagatggttttgatCACTCGATGTACTATAGTGGGCAGGGTAAAGCTGGATTTTTTAATGCTAAAAATGATAGCTTTGAAAATCCTTATGAGGAAAatgttgttcaagcttggagTTCTAAGTATATTCAAGGGGAACCCATTGTTGTGTTGGCTCAACCAAATTGTGGTATTGAAAAGTATGGTGAATCAGGTTCCAATATTGACTATAAACCTTTGGGGTTGCCTGTTAGGAGTTTAAAATCCAGAGTTGGAAGTCGGGGTAGTCCTGAATTTGGGAATGGATCAAGCGAGTCTTCTGGTTCAAGTGTGAAGGATTTGTCGGATAGTTCTGATAAGTGGAGAAGTGAGAGGTTTGATGATTTAGGTTCTGAAAATTTGGAGGGGAAGTTTAGTGAGAGTCATGTTTTAGGTTCCCCCATTCCTTGGCGTGCGAGATCTGGAAGGACGAAAGAGAGAGTTCGCGGCGGTGCCACTCGTCCTTCTCATTTTAGGCCTCTCTCAGTTGATGAAACTCAATTTGACTCACTCAAATCACGATCTTTACGATCCACAGTCTCATTCTCTTCACAAGTTGGTTCACAGTCACATTCACCGAGTAACCTGTCACCCTCACACTCCAATTCTTCAGAATCACCAAAGTCCAATATGAGTGAATTGGTGAAGGAAAGGAGTCCTCGCCGGTCTTTTCCTCCTACTTCATCATCAATACCAAAACCCATGAGTAGCAAAGCTTCAGTGACTGCATCACATTCTCGGCAGTATAGTGATGGTTCCTTGTTGGCGATCCATGCAAGGAAATGCTTTGAGGATGAGTTGAAGGAATTCTGTGACAGCAGAAAAAATGATTCATCAAGTAGTAAAGAGTGGATTTCAGGTTCCTTCGAATTTGAGGCAAATCCCGCAGCTCCTTCTAAAGCTTCCTCAAGAGGAAAGTCAGTTAGGACTTTTAGGACTTTTAGAGCTAATGGCAATGCCGTAGGGGCAAGAGAGGCTGGAGAGAAGaatgaaaatcatttaaagggAAAGTTGGCAGTGGCATCTGATGAAGTTGAAGAGGCTTATACGGACAAAAGTGAACCAAAAATTGAAGGGCTTAATAATCTCTCACTTGGGTTCAACAGGCAGAATCTTGGAGGTGACTGTTATATGCCAAAGCCAACATCTCTCGAAAAccagaacaaagaaaaacaagaatatTCTGAGCATCCTGCTGTAGAGTTTGGAGAAGACTCGGAGAGCGAGAATGAGGATTTTCAAGTAAGCTCAGATGAAGAAACCATGTCTGGAACCTTCTGTGTAGAAGGAAGTGATACTTCTGAGGTTGACAGGAAGGCTGGTGAGTTCATAGCAAAGTTCAAAGAGCAGATTAGGCTTCAGAGAACGACATCAATTGATACACCAAGAGGGCTCAACATCACTGGTAACATTTTTAGGTGA
- the LOC18614455 gene encoding putative dual specificity protein phosphatase DSP8 produces MYIEELKEGEQQDEDLSKLCGESLVVWDAKRVLVGAGSRALFYPTLFYNVVRNKIQSEFRWWDRVDEFILLGAVPFPTDVPRLKALGVSGVVTLNEPYETLVPTSLYYAHNIDHLVIPTRDYLFAPSFADICQAVDFIHNNASLGKTTYVHCKAGRGRSTTIVLCYLVEHRHMTPDAAYEYVRSIRPRVLLASAQRQAVQDYYLLKIKNNGIPGNSWHMIVKKTLVLPAKQDTAAFDDGSVVVITESDLDGYDASFDAGVSATEMLGEGSLAGRFQFASQAAIARLSCLWLRCYADQKTSRKPGPLSSLGIDIRVY; encoded by the exons ATGTATATTGAGGAATTGAAGGAAGGGGAGCAGCAGGATGAAGATCTGAGTAAATTGTGTGGAGAGAGCCTGGTTGTTTGGGATGCAAAAAGGGTTTTGGTAGGAGCAGGATCACGTGCTCTTTTTTATCCAACTTTGTTCTACAATGTTGTCAGGAACAAGATTCAGTCTGAGTTTAGATGGTGGGATAGGGTTGATGAG TTTATTTTGTTAGGTGCCGTGCCTTTCCCTACTGATGTGCCCCGCTTAAAGGCACTTGGTGTCTCTGGAGTTGTGACCTTAAATGAACCATACGAGACTTTGGTCCCAACATCACTATATTAT GCTCACAACATTGATCATCTGGTGATACCTACAAGGGACTATCTTTTTGCTCCTTCATTTGCTGACATATGCCAAGCTGTAGACTTCATTCATA ATAATGCATCTCTTGGAAAGACCACATATGTTCACTGCAAGGCTGGTCGAGGGCGCAGCACAACTATTGTTCTCTGCTACTTG GTGGAACATAGGCATATGACACCTGATGCAGCTTACGAATATGTCAGATCTATCAGACCTAGGGTACTTCTGGCGTCTGCACAGCGGCAG GCTGTTCAAGACTACTATcttctcaaaattaaaaataatggaaTTCCTGGAAACTCTTGGCACATGATAGTGAAGAAAACCCTAGTTCTTCCAGCAAAACAGGATACAGCAGCCTTTGATGATGGCTCTGTAGTTGTCATAACAGAGTCAGACCTTGATGGATATGATGCTAGCTTTGATGCAGGCGTGTCAGCTACAGAGATGTTGGGAGAGGGAAGCCTGGCTGGCAGGTTTCAGTTTGCTAGTCAGGCGGCTATTGCCAGACTTTCATGCCTATGGCTTCGTTGCTATGCAGATCAGAAGACATCAAGGAAGCCTGGTCCTTTGAGCAGTCTTGGTATCGACATCCGGGTTTATTGA
- the LOC18614456 gene encoding peptidyl-prolyl cis-trans isomerase FKBP20-2, chloroplastic isoform X2: MPMILSSPLLSKPSFLSYSRVGIFSTQKKKNAFCCLSHSLKDNGVQNRYVSHQEGNSSRRFLLFLLVSSGLSPTLSSSGKTKSKNPYDEKRLLEQNKRRQKENNAPDDFPNFIREGFEVKVVASEDYKKSDSGLVYRDYEVGKGDCPKAGQQVTFHYIGYNESGRRIDSTYIQGAPARIRMGTNAVVPGFEEGIRDMRPGGKRRIIIPPELGPPGLRHFSAQNSSKFLTLNYSAFRTVKGEP, from the exons ATGCCCATGATTCTCTCAAGTCCTCTTCTGTCGAAGCCATCGTTTCTCT CATATTCCAGGGTAGGAATTTTCTCcactcaaaagaagaaaaatgcatTTTGCTGCTTGAGTCACAGCTTGAAAGATAACGG AGTGCAGAACAGATATGTATCCCATCAGGAGGGAAACTCAAGTCGTaggtttcttcttttccttttggtcTCATCAGGCCTGTCTCCAACCTTGTCTTCCTCTGGAAAGACCAAGAGTAAGAACCCCTATGATGAAAAACGCTTGCTAGAACAGAATAAAAGGAGACAGAAAGAGAACAATGCTCCCGATGACTTTCCAAATTTCATCAGAGAAG GTTTTGAGGTTAAGGTTGTAGCTTCAGAGGATTATAAAAAGAGTGATTCAGGGCTTGTATACCGGGATTATGAAGTTGGTAAAGGTGATTGCCCAAAGGCTGGTCAACag gTCACTTTTCACTATATTGGTTATAATGAGTCAGGCCGGCGCATTGATAGCACCTATATACAGGGTGCTCCTGCCAGAATCCGCATGGGAACTAATGCAGTGGTTCCAG GATTTGAGGAAGGAATTAGGGACATGAGGCCAGGGGGGAAGAGAAGGATAATCATTCCTCCAGAACTTGGACCACCG GGCCTTCGACATTTTTCAGCTCAAAACAGTTCGAAGTTTTTGACATTGAATTACTCAGCATTCAGAACTGTCAAAGGAGAACCATAG
- the LOC18614456 gene encoding peptidyl-prolyl cis-trans isomerase FKBP20-2, chloroplastic isoform X1 — MPMILSSPLLSKPSFLSYSRVGIFSTQKKKNAFCCLSHSLKDNGVQNRYVSHQEGNSSRRFLLFLLVSSGLSPTLSSSGKTKSKNPYDEKRLLEQNKRRQKENNAPDDFPNFIREGFEVKVVASEDYKKSDSGLVYRDYEVGKGDCPKAGQQVTFHYIGYNESGRRIDSTYIQGAPARIRMGTNAVVPGFEEGIRDMRPGGKRRIIIPPELGPPVGPSTFFSSKQFEVFDIELLSIQNCQRRTIAFYSDFVCN; from the exons ATGCCCATGATTCTCTCAAGTCCTCTTCTGTCGAAGCCATCGTTTCTCT CATATTCCAGGGTAGGAATTTTCTCcactcaaaagaagaaaaatgcatTTTGCTGCTTGAGTCACAGCTTGAAAGATAACGG AGTGCAGAACAGATATGTATCCCATCAGGAGGGAAACTCAAGTCGTaggtttcttcttttccttttggtcTCATCAGGCCTGTCTCCAACCTTGTCTTCCTCTGGAAAGACCAAGAGTAAGAACCCCTATGATGAAAAACGCTTGCTAGAACAGAATAAAAGGAGACAGAAAGAGAACAATGCTCCCGATGACTTTCCAAATTTCATCAGAGAAG GTTTTGAGGTTAAGGTTGTAGCTTCAGAGGATTATAAAAAGAGTGATTCAGGGCTTGTATACCGGGATTATGAAGTTGGTAAAGGTGATTGCCCAAAGGCTGGTCAACag gTCACTTTTCACTATATTGGTTATAATGAGTCAGGCCGGCGCATTGATAGCACCTATATACAGGGTGCTCCTGCCAGAATCCGCATGGGAACTAATGCAGTGGTTCCAG GATTTGAGGAAGGAATTAGGGACATGAGGCCAGGGGGGAAGAGAAGGATAATCATTCCTCCAGAACTTGGACCACCG GTAGGGCCTTCGACATTTTTCAGCTCAAAACAGTTCGAAGTTTTTGACATTGAATTACTCAGCATTCAGAACTGTCAAAGGAGAACCATAGCTTTTTATTCTGATTTTGTATGCAATTGA
- the LOC18614456 gene encoding peptidyl-prolyl cis-trans isomerase FKBP20-2, chloroplastic isoform X3, producing the protein MFTARVQNRYVSHQEGNSSRRFLLFLLVSSGLSPTLSSSGKTKSKNPYDEKRLLEQNKRRQKENNAPDDFPNFIREGFEVKVVASEDYKKSDSGLVYRDYEVGKGDCPKAGQQVTFHYIGYNESGRRIDSTYIQGAPARIRMGTNAVVPGFEEGIRDMRPGGKRRIIIPPELGPPVGPSTFFSSKQFEVFDIELLSIQNCQRRTIAFYSDFVCN; encoded by the exons ATGTTCACGGCCAGAGTGCAGAACAGATATGTATCCCATCAGGAGGGAAACTCAAGTCGTaggtttcttcttttccttttggtcTCATCAGGCCTGTCTCCAACCTTGTCTTCCTCTGGAAAGACCAAGAGTAAGAACCCCTATGATGAAAAACGCTTGCTAGAACAGAATAAAAGGAGACAGAAAGAGAACAATGCTCCCGATGACTTTCCAAATTTCATCAGAGAAG GTTTTGAGGTTAAGGTTGTAGCTTCAGAGGATTATAAAAAGAGTGATTCAGGGCTTGTATACCGGGATTATGAAGTTGGTAAAGGTGATTGCCCAAAGGCTGGTCAACag gTCACTTTTCACTATATTGGTTATAATGAGTCAGGCCGGCGCATTGATAGCACCTATATACAGGGTGCTCCTGCCAGAATCCGCATGGGAACTAATGCAGTGGTTCCAG GATTTGAGGAAGGAATTAGGGACATGAGGCCAGGGGGGAAGAGAAGGATAATCATTCCTCCAGAACTTGGACCACCG GTAGGGCCTTCGACATTTTTCAGCTCAAAACAGTTCGAAGTTTTTGACATTGAATTACTCAGCATTCAGAACTGTCAAAGGAGAACCATAGCTTTTTATTCTGATTTTGTATGCAATTGA